The following proteins come from a genomic window of Gammaproteobacteria bacterium:
- a CDS encoding aldo/keto reductase: protein MRYRQLGKWGLKVSEISLGAWTTYGDSVKDKQLVTEITRTAYDGGVNFFDNADVYAQGAAELVMGEVLSDFPRHTLVMSSKVYWSMSEDVNDRGLSRKHVRESIVKSLARLRTDYLDLYFAHRHDDAVSMEEIVTTFSGLVDEGKVLYWGTSEWPAARIAEAVAFARGNGLHPPACEQPQYSMLYRERVESMILPEVKAAGMGMVVWSPLAGGVLTGKYDDGFPEGSRYAQDGELKDWMYTEERREKAKALKPIAEEVGLTRSQLALAWVLRQPSLTSAITGATKVSQIKESLGASEVEIPAEVLEKIDAILG from the coding sequence ATGCGTTACCGGCAGTTGGGCAAGTGGGGGCTGAAGGTCTCGGAGATCTCGCTGGGCGCATGGACGACCTATGGCGATTCCGTGAAGGACAAGCAGTTGGTCACCGAGATCACCAGGACCGCGTACGACGGCGGTGTGAACTTCTTCGACAACGCCGACGTGTACGCACAGGGAGCCGCCGAGCTGGTCATGGGCGAGGTGCTGTCGGATTTCCCGCGGCACACACTGGTGATGTCATCGAAGGTGTACTGGTCGATGTCCGAGGATGTGAACGATCGGGGTCTGTCCCGCAAGCACGTGAGAGAGTCGATCGTGAAGAGCTTGGCACGGCTTCGCACCGACTATCTGGATTTGTACTTCGCTCACCGCCATGACGATGCGGTGTCCATGGAAGAGATCGTCACCACGTTCAGCGGACTGGTCGACGAAGGCAAGGTGCTGTATTGGGGTACGTCGGAGTGGCCCGCGGCCAGGATCGCCGAGGCGGTCGCGTTCGCTCGTGGGAATGGTCTGCACCCGCCGGCGTGCGAGCAGCCGCAGTACTCGATGCTGTATCGGGAGCGAGTCGAGAGCATGATCCTGCCCGAGGTGAAGGCGGCCGGGATGGGCATGGTCGTGTGGAGTCCGCTGGCCGGCGGAGTGCTGACCGGCAAGTACGACGACGGTTTTCCTGAAGGATCGCGGTATGCCCAGGACGGAGAGTTGAAGGACTGGATGTACACCGAGGAACGGCGAGAGAAGGCCAAGGCGCTGAAGCCGATCGCCGAGGAGGTGGGGCTGACCCGATCCCAACTTGCGCTTGCCTGGGTGCTGCGCCAGCCGTCGCTGACGAGTGCGATCACCGGCGCGACGAAGGTGTCACAGATCAAAGAGAGCCTGGGCGCGAGTGAGGTCGAGATCCCGGCGGAGGTGCTGGAGAAGATCGACGCGATTCTTGGTTGA
- a CDS encoding mannose-1-phosphate guanylyltransferase/mannose-6-phosphate isomerase has product MSSPIIPVILAGGSGTRLWPLSRRTSPKQFTALTGSQTMLQDTVERAEAIEAAGAPIIVTNAAQADTVREQAPGATLIIEPVGRNTAPAAALAALYATADGTDPILLVMPADHVIKDLDAYLDAMARAIPHADAGRLVTFGIVPTAPETGYGYIEQGGSIGDAYRVARFVEKPNAAIAANYIASGRYLWNSGMFVFRASRFLDELGKHRPEMLAAVRSASSHSARSNGTIRIDLESFAAIEGDSIDYAVMEQTADAVVVPLAAGWSDIGSWSALWDIGDRDENDNILTGDVLALDTSRSYIRAESRLVAIVGLDDVVVVETPDAILVCSREKAQDVAQLVERLEAADRPEIE; this is encoded by the coding sequence ATGAGTAGTCCAATCATCCCGGTGATCCTGGCCGGCGGTTCCGGAACACGTCTCTGGCCACTGTCGCGACGGACCAGCCCGAAGCAGTTCACCGCCCTCACCGGCTCTCAGACGATGCTCCAAGATACCGTCGAGCGAGCCGAGGCCATTGAAGCTGCCGGGGCCCCGATCATCGTGACAAACGCCGCCCAGGCAGACACCGTGCGCGAACAGGCACCCGGAGCGACATTGATCATCGAGCCTGTCGGACGGAACACGGCGCCCGCCGCGGCTCTCGCCGCTCTCTACGCCACCGCCGATGGCACCGATCCGATCCTGCTGGTCATGCCGGCCGACCACGTGATCAAAGACCTCGACGCCTACCTCGATGCGATGGCCCGGGCGATCCCCCATGCCGATGCCGGCAGGCTCGTCACCTTTGGGATCGTACCGACCGCACCCGAGACCGGATACGGCTACATCGAGCAGGGAGGCTCCATCGGGGACGCGTACCGGGTCGCCAGGTTCGTCGAGAAGCCCAACGCCGCGATCGCGGCCAACTACATCGCGTCAGGCCGCTACCTGTGGAACAGCGGCATGTTCGTGTTCCGGGCTTCCCGGTTCCTCGATGAGCTCGGCAAACACCGTCCCGAGATGCTCGCCGCCGTCCGGTCGGCTTCATCGCACAGCGCTCGAAGCAACGGAACGATTCGCATCGACCTCGAGTCTTTTGCAGCAATAGAAGGCGACTCGATCGACTACGCGGTGATGGAACAGACGGCAGACGCCGTCGTCGTACCTCTCGCCGCAGGTTGGAGCGACATCGGCTCGTGGTCCGCCCTCTGGGATATCGGGGATCGGGACGAGAACGACAACATCCTGACCGGAGATGTTCTCGCTCTGGACACTTCGAGGTCGTACATACGAGCGGAGAGCCGTCTCGTCGCGATCGTCGGTCTGGATGATGTGGTCGTCGTCGAGACTCCCGATGCGATCCTCGTGTGTTCTCGCGAGAAGGCCCAGGACGTCGCGCAACTGGTCGAACGTCTCGAAGCGGCCGATCGGCCGGAAATCGAGTAG
- a CDS encoding acyl-CoA dehydrogenase, whose amino-acid sequence MTFALTQEQQMLQETTRQFLEDRADSKIVRDLMESPDGFDSDLWKAGAELGWHSLAIPEEYGGVGYGFAETSIVIEELGRALFPGPFLPTVVMAANAILLAGSEEQKQELLPDVAAGETIMTMALFEGSHGAGPRDIAMRATAAEGGWVLDGVKRYVLYGNIADTLIVAAQTDGGLSLFLVPGDADGLSVTVVPTLDATRRETDVSFDHVVVKELLGEEGSAEPVIERVLLLANIALAVEQIGGAQWCLETAVEHAKTRFQFGRAIGSFQAIKHKCADMLVAVEHGKSAAYWAARNVDDEAETRIASPMAKAVCSDAYVSAAGETIQILGGTGFTWEHDIHLYLKRAKSTSLMFGGVRHQRRLLADALGF is encoded by the coding sequence ATGACCTTTGCACTCACACAAGAGCAGCAGATGCTGCAAGAGACGACTCGGCAATTCCTCGAGGACCGTGCGGATTCAAAGATCGTCCGCGATCTGATGGAGAGTCCAGATGGTTTCGACAGCGACTTGTGGAAGGCAGGCGCAGAACTCGGATGGCACAGCCTGGCCATCCCCGAAGAATACGGTGGCGTCGGATATGGGTTCGCCGAGACGAGCATCGTCATCGAGGAGCTCGGCAGGGCTCTGTTCCCGGGACCGTTCCTTCCGACCGTTGTGATGGCGGCCAACGCGATCCTGCTCGCCGGTTCGGAAGAGCAGAAGCAGGAGCTCCTGCCAGATGTAGCTGCGGGAGAGACCATCATGACGATGGCGCTGTTTGAGGGATCGCACGGTGCCGGACCGAGAGACATCGCGATGCGAGCGACGGCCGCCGAGGGCGGCTGGGTGCTCGACGGAGTCAAACGATATGTGCTGTATGGCAATATCGCCGACACGCTCATCGTGGCTGCCCAGACAGATGGCGGTCTCAGCCTTTTCCTCGTTCCTGGTGACGCGGACGGTCTGAGTGTGACCGTTGTACCGACACTCGACGCGACGCGTCGTGAGACCGACGTGTCCTTCGACCATGTCGTCGTGAAAGAGCTCCTCGGCGAAGAAGGGTCGGCGGAGCCGGTGATCGAGCGGGTTCTGTTGCTCGCCAACATCGCGCTTGCCGTCGAGCAGATTGGGGGAGCGCAGTGGTGTCTCGAAACGGCCGTCGAGCACGCCAAGACCCGTTTCCAGTTCGGCCGGGCAATCGGGTCGTTTCAAGCGATCAAACACAAGTGTGCCGACATGCTGGTCGCGGTGGAGCACGGGAAGTCCGCCGCATACTGGGCGGCGCGCAACGTGGACGATGAAGCCGAAACGAGGATCGCGTCGCCGATGGCGAAGGCGGTCTGCTCGGATGCCTACGTCTCAGCGGCCGGAGAGACTATCCAGATCCTCGGCGGAACGGGCTTCACGTGGGAGCACGACATCCATCTGTATCTGAAGAGGGCCAAATCCACGTCGCTCATGTTCGGCGGAGTCCGGCACCAGCGCCGGCTTTTGGCCGACGCGCTCGGCTTCTGA
- a CDS encoding crotonase/enoyl-CoA hydratase family protein, with translation MDSDVIEIERQEHVATIWLNRPEKLNALNLPMWDDLPKAIRAVGDDGETRAIVIAGRGRAFTAGIDITALASFPAGTDVKRRQDLYREIKRLQRSFTALADSPLPVIAAIHGACIGAGVDLITAADIRLAAADALFSVRETRLGMIADVGTMQRLPKIIPAGYAAELIYTGRDVSAAEAERIGLVNRVYPDSAALIAAAQDLAGSIAANSPLTIRGIKQVLRAGANRSIEEALDYVALWNAAFLNSNDFAEGLAALMERRTPDFKGE, from the coding sequence GTGGATTCTGACGTTATCGAGATCGAGCGCCAAGAGCACGTTGCAACGATCTGGCTGAACCGGCCGGAAAAGCTGAACGCTCTGAACCTGCCCATGTGGGACGACCTCCCCAAGGCCATCCGGGCCGTCGGAGACGACGGAGAGACCCGGGCCATCGTCATCGCAGGACGAGGCCGCGCGTTCACCGCCGGGATCGATATCACCGCTCTGGCCTCCTTCCCGGCCGGTACCGATGTCAAGCGTCGCCAGGACCTCTACCGGGAGATCAAGCGCCTTCAGAGATCGTTCACCGCGCTCGCTGACAGTCCCCTGCCCGTCATCGCCGCTATTCACGGCGCGTGCATCGGTGCCGGGGTGGACCTCATCACCGCCGCCGATATTCGCCTCGCCGCCGCAGACGCCCTGTTTTCGGTGCGTGAGACCCGGCTCGGTATGATCGCGGATGTCGGCACAATGCAGCGCCTTCCCAAGATCATCCCTGCCGGGTACGCCGCCGAGCTCATCTACACCGGACGCGATGTCTCTGCGGCCGAGGCCGAACGCATCGGTCTCGTCAACCGTGTCTACCCGGACAGCGCCGCCCTCATCGCAGCCGCACAGGATCTCGCCGGGTCCATCGCCGCCAACTCACCGCTTACGATCCGCGGCATCAAGCAGGTGCTGCGCGCCGGCGCGAACCGGTCGATCGAGGAGGCACTCGACTACGTGGCCCTCTGGAACGCGGCGTTCCTCAACTCCAACGACTTCGCAGAAGGCCTCGCCGCGCTCATGGAACGCCGTACACCAGACTTCAAAGGAGAGTGA
- a CDS encoding acyl-CoA dehydrogenase produces MTDGASLVDERVAELLSGFDPDMDPKEFWGRQYDLGLAWVHFKEGFGGLGVKPKYQSVVQDRLEAAGASVENRELNLLGIGMGAGVLAAHGTEEQQRRWLRPMFTTEEIWCQLFSEPGAGSDLAGLSTKAYRDGDEWIVNGQKVWTTLAHVAKWGMLPVRTDPEAPKHRGITYFIVDMKAEGVDVRPLYQITGEAEFNEVFFDDVRIPDDQRIDAVGAGWRVAMTTLMNERVAIGGKTFPRGSGAIENAVETWREYGLDDPVLRDELARLWAESEALRLTTMRAAEMRKVGVPGPEGSTGKLAWADLNKVITSFTMDMMGWDGTLFPGGYQKVRPVSIGDPKARQKQYLRSRANSIEGGTSEILRNILGERVLGLPGEPRVDKDVPWKDVRRG; encoded by the coding sequence ATGACAGATGGAGCGTCGCTCGTCGACGAGCGTGTCGCGGAACTCTTGTCCGGGTTCGACCCGGACATGGATCCCAAGGAGTTCTGGGGAAGACAGTACGACCTGGGCCTCGCGTGGGTCCACTTCAAGGAGGGGTTTGGCGGTCTCGGAGTCAAACCCAAGTACCAATCCGTCGTGCAGGATCGTCTCGAAGCGGCCGGTGCATCGGTCGAGAATCGTGAGCTGAACCTCCTCGGCATCGGCATGGGCGCCGGCGTTCTCGCCGCACACGGGACGGAGGAGCAGCAGCGTCGCTGGCTGCGTCCCATGTTCACGACCGAGGAGATCTGGTGTCAGCTCTTCAGCGAGCCGGGTGCCGGTTCAGACCTCGCGGGTCTGTCGACGAAGGCCTATCGGGACGGGGACGAATGGATCGTCAACGGCCAGAAGGTGTGGACGACGCTCGCTCATGTCGCCAAGTGGGGGATGCTTCCGGTGCGCACCGATCCGGAAGCGCCAAAACATCGGGGCATCACGTATTTCATTGTCGACATGAAGGCCGAAGGTGTCGACGTACGCCCCCTGTACCAGATCACCGGTGAGGCCGAGTTCAACGAGGTGTTCTTCGACGACGTGCGAATTCCGGACGATCAGCGCATCGATGCGGTCGGTGCAGGCTGGCGTGTGGCGATGACGACACTCATGAACGAGAGGGTCGCGATCGGCGGCAAGACCTTCCCAAGGGGATCGGGGGCGATCGAGAATGCCGTCGAAACCTGGCGGGAGTACGGGCTCGACGATCCGGTCCTGCGCGACGAGTTGGCGAGATTGTGGGCCGAATCGGAGGCGTTGCGCCTGACCACGATGCGCGCGGCAGAAATGAGAAAAGTCGGTGTTCCCGGTCCGGAAGGTTCTACCGGCAAGCTCGCATGGGCCGATCTCAACAAGGTGATCACCTCGTTCACGATGGACATGATGGGCTGGGACGGTACTTTGTTCCCCGGTGGCTATCAGAAGGTTCGGCCCGTATCGATTGGTGATCCGAAAGCGAGACAGAAGCAATACCTGCGTTCACGCGCCAATTCGATCGAAGGAGGGACGTCGGAGATCTTGCGCAACATCCTCGGAGAGAGAGTGCTCGGCCTTCCGGGCGAGCCGCGGGTCGACAAAGATGTGCCCTGGAAGGACGTTCGCCGTGGCTGA
- the sulP gene encoding sulfate permease — protein MRERSSERRTSALQRYLPIMAWLPHYRRSWLRPDLFAGLTLWAVLVPEAMAYAGIAGVDPVIGLYTVPLPLLAYAIFGSSRIMVVGPDSATALLSAATIGSLAASGTADYVALTAALAILVGILFLVFGLLRLGWVTDFISHPVMQGFIAGVVLVTIIGQVPTLIGLTATRGDFFQQFWNILGALNEVNAATLIVGVGSLFLLFWIRKHAPRVPAALVTIAVAIMAVTLFDLQSHGVATVGTVAAGLPSLGLPSVDGFSAYRTLLSGALAIVLLGYAETLGSAKAAAAKTGETIDPNQELLALGPANLGAGLSGGFVAVGSFSKTSVALAAKAKTQLGFVITAGLVVLTLLYLMPVFAHLPDAALAAVVIEAMFTLADPAYFRRLWRISHSEFLLAFVSMFGVLLLGVLPGIGAGITLDLLLLIRSASRPRAVTLGKTAGHVFQDLSLHPEGKTVPGLVVFRFEAPLIFTNAAYFVDEVERLASEGDVDTVLVDAEGINGLDSTAAERLLELHDELKRRQVSLCFARVRDPVKDVMRSSGVLDAIGEDHIYGSITAGIKAFKRTHGQLD, from the coding sequence ATGCGGGAACGGAGCAGCGAACGTCGAACGAGCGCTCTTCAGCGCTACCTGCCGATCATGGCGTGGTTGCCTCACTACCGGCGCTCGTGGTTGCGCCCGGACCTGTTCGCTGGACTCACGCTGTGGGCGGTGCTCGTACCGGAAGCCATGGCGTATGCCGGCATCGCCGGGGTCGACCCTGTCATCGGTCTCTACACGGTCCCCCTGCCGCTGCTCGCCTATGCCATTTTCGGGAGCTCTCGCATCATGGTGGTCGGTCCCGACTCGGCAACCGCACTGCTGTCGGCTGCAACGATTGGATCTCTGGCTGCGAGCGGCACCGCCGACTACGTGGCCCTCACGGCGGCACTCGCCATCCTGGTCGGGATCCTCTTTCTGGTGTTCGGCCTACTTCGCCTCGGATGGGTCACAGACTTCATCTCCCACCCGGTGATGCAGGGCTTCATCGCCGGTGTCGTGTTGGTCACCATCATCGGTCAGGTTCCGACACTGATCGGACTCACCGCGACAAGGGGTGACTTCTTCCAGCAGTTCTGGAACATCCTCGGTGCCCTGAACGAGGTCAACGCGGCCACACTCATCGTTGGCGTGGGCAGTCTGTTCTTGCTCTTCTGGATCAGGAAGCACGCGCCGCGGGTCCCCGCAGCCTTGGTGACCATCGCCGTTGCCATCATGGCCGTGACCTTGTTCGACCTCCAAAGTCACGGGGTTGCCACCGTCGGAACCGTCGCCGCGGGTCTTCCCAGCCTGGGTCTGCCCTCCGTCGACGGCTTCTCTGCGTACAGGACACTTCTCTCCGGGGCGCTCGCCATCGTTCTCCTCGGCTACGCCGAGACGCTCGGATCGGCCAAGGCCGCCGCCGCCAAGACCGGCGAGACAATCGATCCCAACCAGGAACTCCTCGCCCTAGGGCCGGCCAACCTTGGGGCAGGCCTCAGCGGAGGTTTCGTCGCCGTCGGGAGCTTCTCCAAGACCTCGGTGGCACTCGCCGCGAAAGCCAAGACACAACTCGGGTTTGTCATCACAGCGGGCCTCGTCGTCCTGACGCTGCTGTACCTCATGCCGGTCTTCGCGCATCTGCCCGACGCGGCCCTTGCCGCTGTCGTCATCGAGGCGATGTTCACCCTTGCGGATCCCGCGTACTTCCGGAGACTCTGGCGTATCAGCCACTCGGAATTCCTGCTCGCCTTCGTTTCCATGTTCGGAGTCCTCTTGCTGGGCGTGCTTCCCGGAATCGGGGCAGGAATCACCCTCGACCTGCTCCTCCTCATCCGCAGCGCCAGCCGCCCCCGAGCGGTCACCCTGGGCAAGACCGCCGGTCACGTCTTCCAGGACCTCTCGCTGCACCCGGAGGGCAAGACCGTCCCGGGACTCGTCGTGTTCCGTTTCGAGGCCCCGTTGATCTTCACGAATGCCGCCTACTTCGTAGACGAGGTTGAGCGTCTGGCCTCCGAAGGCGACGTCGACACGGTCCTCGTCGATGCCGAAGGCATCAACGGCTTGGACTCCACCGCAGCCGAACGACTCCTCGAGCTGCACGACGAACTGAAGCGTCGTCAAGTGTCACTGTGTTTCGCTCGTGTCCGCGATCCCGTCAAGGACGTGATGCGGTCCAGCGGCGTGCTCGATGCAATCGGCGAAGACCACATCTACGGATCGATCACCGCCGGCATCAAGGCGTTCAAGCGCACACACGGCCAACTCGACTGA
- a CDS encoding deoxyguanosinetriphosphate triphosphohydrolase: MIRRTREVREQQERDLLAPAATKSTESQGREHPEKPDTYRTAFERDRDRILHTKAFRRLKHKTQVFINPEGDHYVTRLTHTLQVTQVGRAMAADLGLNEELTEAICLGHDVGHSPFGHTGEEALSPYVEGEWLHSEQSIRVLRVLEPVNLSWEVLDGIRAHSWKVGPGPATPEGHLCRFADRIAYLTHDVDDALRAGVISRRDLPTRALRVFGEPGSDWINTMIAAVVDESLRQDSVVMEPTVAETMQVLRDFMFERVYLRPASRPQQERAIAVIRNLVDHFIEHPEEVPDTYRLDDAGAVERAIDYVSGMTDRYALRVHDDLFRPEGIN; the protein is encoded by the coding sequence ATGATCCGCCGCACTCGTGAAGTGCGGGAGCAGCAGGAACGCGATCTCCTGGCACCCGCCGCGACGAAATCGACAGAGTCCCAAGGGCGCGAGCATCCCGAGAAGCCCGACACATACCGCACCGCGTTCGAACGTGACCGGGACCGGATCTTGCACACCAAGGCGTTCCGGCGCCTCAAACACAAGACGCAGGTGTTCATCAACCCCGAGGGAGACCACTACGTCACGCGCCTCACCCATACGCTGCAGGTGACCCAGGTCGGTCGAGCGATGGCCGCCGACCTGGGGTTGAACGAGGAGTTGACCGAGGCGATCTGCCTCGGTCACGACGTCGGGCACTCACCGTTCGGGCACACCGGAGAGGAGGCCCTGTCCCCCTACGTGGAAGGCGAATGGTTGCACTCGGAACAGAGCATCAGAGTGCTTCGTGTGCTGGAGCCGGTGAACCTGTCATGGGAGGTGCTCGATGGGATCCGCGCGCACTCGTGGAAGGTAGGCCCGGGCCCTGCAACGCCCGAAGGTCACCTCTGTCGGTTTGCCGACCGGATCGCCTACCTCACTCACGACGTCGACGACGCCCTGCGTGCCGGAGTGATCAGCCGCCGGGATCTTCCCACCCGGGCACTCAGAGTGTTCGGCGAGCCGGGATCGGATTGGATCAACACGATGATCGCCGCGGTCGTCGACGAGTCACTCCGTCAAGATTCGGTGGTGATGGAACCCACGGTCGCCGAGACCATGCAGGTGCTACGCGACTTCATGTTCGAACGGGTGTACCTGCGACCGGCCTCACGTCCACAGCAGGAACGTGCCATCGCCGTGATCAGGAACCTGGTCGATCATTTCATCGAGCACCCGGAGGAGGTGCCCGACACCTACCGCCTCGACGATGCCGGCGCCGTGGAGCGAGCGATCGACTACGTGTCCGGGATGACCGACCGGTACGCGCTGCGGGTCCACGACGACCTGTTCCGCCCCGAGGGCATCAATTAG
- the dinB gene encoding DNA polymerase IV has product MASAATILHADLDAFYASVEQLLDPTLRGKPIAVGGGVVVAASYEAKAFGVHGGMPCRRARELCPQLTIVGGRFKEYQRLGDAVIDVYRDFTPLIERISIDEAFMDVAGSMHLFGIPRDIAVEVRTRVREEIGLPVSVGIARTKHLAKIASQVAKPDGLLLVEPESELAFLHPLPVDLMWGIGPVTKARLAERGIRTIGELAAVPERSLDHLLGKAASVKLGSLAWNRDPREIERHNRAASVGAQSALARGKATEELIERTLRHLADRVATRLRAKQLAGRTVTVKVRFANLKAVTRSVTLPAAVSITPILAEIAEELVHAALSDHPDERQISLLAISVSQLTHEAALQLELPIDVGDGRLQPGTEEGSERWALDRAVDSVRDRFGRTSVGYASVILDELGSVPDEFRELAEH; this is encoded by the coding sequence ATGGCGAGCGCGGCCACCATTCTGCATGCCGATCTCGACGCCTTCTACGCCTCGGTCGAACAGCTCTTGGATCCGACGCTGCGAGGCAAACCGATCGCTGTCGGAGGCGGCGTCGTCGTGGCGGCTTCTTACGAAGCGAAGGCGTTCGGCGTCCATGGAGGCATGCCCTGCCGTCGGGCGCGCGAACTCTGCCCGCAGCTCACGATCGTCGGGGGCCGCTTCAAGGAATATCAGCGGCTGGGTGACGCCGTGATCGACGTCTATCGGGATTTCACCCCATTGATCGAACGAATCTCGATCGACGAGGCCTTCATGGATGTGGCTGGGTCGATGCACCTCTTCGGTATACCAAGGGACATCGCGGTCGAAGTCCGCACCCGGGTTCGCGAGGAGATCGGCCTGCCAGTGTCGGTAGGCATCGCTCGTACCAAGCATCTCGCCAAGATCGCCTCGCAAGTTGCCAAGCCGGACGGGCTGCTGCTCGTCGAGCCTGAGAGCGAACTCGCGTTTCTTCATCCACTTCCCGTCGACTTGATGTGGGGGATCGGACCGGTCACCAAGGCGCGTCTGGCCGAACGGGGCATCCGCACAATCGGTGAGCTGGCGGCTGTTCCAGAGAGATCTCTCGACCATCTGTTGGGAAAGGCCGCGAGTGTCAAACTCGGTTCGCTCGCCTGGAACCGGGATCCCCGGGAGATCGAGAGGCACAACAGAGCCGCCTCCGTGGGCGCGCAGTCGGCGCTCGCGCGCGGAAAGGCAACAGAGGAACTGATCGAGCGCACGTTGCGACACCTCGCCGACCGGGTGGCGACTCGCCTTCGTGCCAAACAGCTGGCGGGCCGAACCGTCACAGTGAAGGTGCGATTCGCGAACCTGAAGGCAGTCACCCGCTCGGTCACACTGCCTGCGGCTGTGTCCATCACACCGATCCTCGCGGAGATCGCCGAGGAACTCGTCCACGCGGCCCTGTCCGACCATCCCGACGAAAGACAGATCTCGTTGCTCGCGATCTCGGTCTCTCAGCTCACTCACGAGGCGGCGCTGCAGCTCGAGCTCCCCATTGACGTGGGTGACGGGCGGCTGCAACCGGGCACCGAGGAAGGCTCGGAACGCTGGGCGCTGGATCGCGCCGTCGACAGTGTGCGTGACCGGTTTGGGCGCACGTCGGTTGGCTATGCGTCGGTGATCCTCGACGAATTGGGTTCTGTGCCCGACGAGTTCCGGGAGCTGGCAGAACACTGA
- a CDS encoding nitronate monooxygenase yields the protein MKTRITDLFGIEHPIVQGGLMWIATAELTSAVANAGAMGFMTALSHETPDGLRNEIRKCRDMTDKPFGINLTFLPSLRQPDYPAYLQVCAEEGIEFIETAGRNPEPYMPHMKAAGMKVIHKCTSVRHALKAQAIGCDAVSIDGFECAGHPGEDDVTSLVLLPVTVDALDIPIVASGGFGDGRGLVAALALGADGMNMGTRFVATKEAPVHEAVKQAILDHNETDTALIMRTLRNTERVLRNKTAEKVIEIESTGHATIQDIVSYVSGRRGLEEVVEKGNVDEGTLAVGQVIGLIHDIPTVQELIDHIMTEATHIISDRLAKLA from the coding sequence ATGAAGACCAGAATCACGGATCTGTTCGGGATCGAGCACCCGATCGTCCAGGGCGGCCTCATGTGGATCGCCACCGCAGAACTCACCTCTGCAGTCGCCAACGCCGGAGCCATGGGCTTCATGACTGCCCTCAGCCATGAGACTCCAGACGGTCTGCGTAACGAGATCCGCAAGTGCAGGGACATGACCGACAAGCCGTTCGGGATCAACCTCACGTTCCTGCCATCACTGCGCCAGCCCGACTATCCCGCCTACCTCCAAGTGTGCGCGGAAGAAGGTATCGAGTTCATCGAGACGGCCGGTCGTAATCCGGAACCGTACATGCCCCACATGAAGGCCGCCGGCATGAAGGTAATCCACAAGTGCACGTCGGTTCGTCACGCGCTCAAAGCCCAGGCGATTGGCTGCGATGCGGTGTCGATCGACGGCTTTGAATGCGCGGGGCATCCGGGCGAGGACGACGTCACGTCGCTGGTGCTGCTTCCGGTAACGGTCGACGCTCTCGACATCCCGATCGTGGCCTCGGGAGGTTTCGGCGACGGCCGAGGACTCGTCGCGGCGCTGGCCCTGGGCGCGGACGGGATGAACATGGGAACGCGGTTCGTCGCGACCAAGGAGGCCCCCGTCCACGAGGCGGTGAAGCAGGCGATCCTCGATCACAACGAGACCGACACCGCCCTGATCATGCGAACACTTCGCAACACCGAGCGTGTCCTCCGCAACAAGACGGCGGAGAAGGTGATCGAGATCGAATCGACCGGTCACGCGACGATCCAGGACATCGTCTCCTACGTGTCCGGTCGCAGGGGTCTTGAAGAGGTCGTCGAGAAAGGCAACGTCGATGAAGGGACCCTGGCCGTCGGTCAGGTCATCGGCTTGATCCACGACATCCCGACCGTGCAAGAACTCATCGATCACATCATGACCGAGGCCACTCACATCATCTCCGACCGCTTGGCCAAGCTCGCGTAA